The following proteins are co-located in the Anas platyrhynchos isolate ZD024472 breed Pekin duck chromosome 1, IASCAAS_PekinDuck_T2T, whole genome shotgun sequence genome:
- the TENT5C gene encoding terminal nucleotidyltransferase 5C yields the protein MASKGSNTDCMSCSVLNWEQVSRLHEVLTEVVPIHGRGNFPTLKITLKDIVQTVRSRLNEAGIAVHDVRLNGSAAGHVLVKDNGLGCKDLDLIFQVSLPSEAEFQLVRDVVLRSLLNFLPEGVSKLKISPVTLKEAYIQKLVKVSTESDRWSLISLSNKHGRNVELKFVDCIRRQFEFSVDSFQIILDSLLFYYDYSENPMSEHFHPTVIGESMYGDFEAAFDHLQNKLIATKNPEEIRGGGLLKYSNLLVRDFRPMDKDEIKTLERYMCSRFFIDFPDILDQQRKLETYLQNHFSKEERSKYDYLMILRRVVNESTVCLMGHERRQTLNLISLLALRVLAEQNIIPNATTVTCYYQPAPYVSDVNFSNYYLANAPVPYSQSYPTWLPCN from the coding sequence ATGGCAAGCAAAGGAAGTAATACAGACTGCATGTCATGCAGCGTACTGAACTGGGAGCAGGTCAGCCGCCTGCATGAGGTTCTTACAGAGGTGGTCCCGATCCATGGACGAGGTAACTTCCCGACGCTGAAGATAACTCTGAAGGACATTGTTCAGACCGTTCGGAGCAGGCTGAATGAAGCAGGCATTGCGGTACATGATGTCCGTCTGaatggctctgcagctggccaCGTCCTGGTCAAGGATAATGGTCTGGGATGCAAAGACCTGGATCTCATTTTTCAAGTGTCTCTTCCGAGTGAGGCAGAGTTTCAGCTAGTTCGAGATGTGGTGTTGCGTTCCCTCCTGAATTTCTTGCCAGAAGGAGTAAGCAAGCTAAAAATCAGTCCAGTAACACTGAAGGAAGCCTACATCCAGAAGCTGGTTAAAGTGTCCACAGAATCGGACCGCTGGAGCTTGATATCACTCTCCAACAAACATGGTAGGAATGTGGAGCTGAAGTTTGTAGACTGTATAAGACGACAGTTCGAGTTCAGTGTGGACTCCTTCCAAATCATACTGGATTCCCTGCTTTTCTACTATGACTACTCGGAAAACCCCATGTCAGAGCACTTCCATCCAACTGTGATTGGGGAGAGTATGTATGGAGACTTCGAAGCAGCTTTCGATCACCTCCAGAACAAGCTGATAGCTACCAAAAATCCTGAAGAGATCCGAGGTGGTGGGCTTCTGAAGTACAGTAACCTCTTAGTGCGGGACTTCAGACCCATGGATAAAGATGAGATCAAAACACTGGAGCGCTACATGTGCTCCCGGTTCTTCATAGACTTCCCAGACATCCTGGATCAGCAGCGCAAGCTCGAGACCTACCTCCAGAACCACTTCTCCAAAGAAGAGAGGAGCAAATATGACTACCTCATGATCCTGCGCAGGGTGGTGAATGAGAGCACGGTGTGTCTCATGGGGCACGAGCGAAGGCAGACTCTCAACTTGATTTCTCTGCTGGCTCTCAGAGTACTGGCGGAGCAGAACATCATCCCTAATGCCACTACTGTTACCTGTTACTACCAGCCAGCACCTTATGTTAGTGATGTGAACTTCAGCAACTACTACCTTGCCAATGCTCCCGTGCCATATAGCCAGTCCTACCCGACTTGGTTGCCTTGCAACTGA